The genomic DNA TAGTGAAACATAAAATCGATACAGGTGCTTGTACAGCCTATTATCAAATTATGAGAGGTCTCCTGAGTAGAAAGGTTAGGTGAGCAAGGTCCCAATTGACCCACCTGGGTTCGATTCTCCCCATGGGAATATCTTGCGTCTTTCCCCTCAGTCTTGTTCAAATAGTGAACCACAATACTGTTCGTGGGCTATGCATATATTCGCATTTTTTAAGAAGAGTTGGATCAACCAACTTAGCTGTTAGACCTCTGCtccttattttgtttgattttgttgaAGGCTATCATCATAATTTTTAAAGATTTTGGCACAAAACATATACCTGATCCTGAGGTACATATATTTAATGAAACAACGAATATGCCAAAAATTGGATAAGATGTTTCCTTGTATTTTGCAAGAGAATTCCTATGTGTTTTTTTTATGCTTCTATATTCATagtgttagatgtatatgtactctTTGTATTTTCCCCATTGTATAAGGTCATATGCATCTAACACATCGGTCATTCATTACCTACACAATAGATGTTTTTCTGTGGATCCTTAAAATGCCTGTCATTAATTTAGATTTTATTTAACCAAGGGGTGCAcagtaaaattttatttttattattaaataaacCCTTTTCTTATAAAAATACCTGGTGTAAATGACATTTTCCTCTAAGTCAATACTGAAGTCTAGGTTACAGAGGTATGGCTAggtttcttttccatttttgaAAATTTGATCCAGTCTGTATGGAAGAAACTGGTCAATGTTCCAGTAGCTTGTagtaagataataatttttttagtttATAGGTCTTTGTGTTCTAGTTTTGTATATATGTTACTATCTTTTGGAAAAACTCAGTATCCTAATACCGGCCTGCCTTTTCTTGTAAAATAGAATACCCTTTGCTATCTTttactattttttcttttgtttcccaAAACCCAAATATAGTTTGGAAGCTAGAATATGGTGCAGTCGACCATTTGGGTTTGGCTGTGCAAATGGCATTCATGGAAGATTCTTGGTCACTCATAAAATGGGAGGGTTGGTATGTCTGGCACTTTCGAACATGAAGCGTTTATAGTTTCTTCAGGACTTTTTTATACAGCACATAGTCATAACTGATATTTCAGAAACTTCAGATAACAATCCTCTTGGGTTGGTTTATTTCTGTTAATTAGCAATAACGGAATTAGGTCAATTTTACATTTTGATGCATCTATGTGTAACGTCACTTTATACTCTGTTCTATCAGGGCGAAATCCATCCCCAATGTGGGATAAGTTGGTATTTAACAAAATAAAAGCTAGGCTTGGTGGGCGTGTGAGACTCATGAGTTCAGGTGCTTCTCCACTGTCAGCAGATGTCATGGAATTCCTAAGAATGTGAGCTGACTTCTTCTGAGCTCTCTTGGATAATTACTTTGAACTTGGCTTTGTGAAATATAATTGCTGTTTATTTTTTATAGATGCTTTGGTGGTGAAGTTATTGAAGGCTATGGAATGACAGAAACATCTTGTATCGTAACTGCGATGGATATTGGTGATAAATCAATTGGTCATGTTGGATCCCCAATTTCATCTTGTGGTAAgctatgtttttttatttcaagGATATTTGCGATAAGTTTCTTGAGTAACAATATTAATATACATGGAGAATCAATGCTAAAGTTATGAGGTCTTTATGTGTTCTTAAAACTTTGGATGTCACTTATCTTAATATTTTATGGTGCTGGTATTTTCGAAAATCTAATAAATGTCCACTGAAGTTAGTCACATTGAATAAAATTATCCGTTTCAAGGTGTAATTTTTAAGTTTTAGTTTGACATGTTTCAGGTCATCCATTTAGCAAAGTTGATTGGGGCATGTATTCTGGAATAAAACTTGCCTGTTTCTTGAGGAAGATGTCAATATTCTTTCTCATGATACTAATCAAATGATGCCCCATATCCAAAGTACTTGAAGTATGCCTTTGTGCATTTTTCTTACACTTTCTTAATGTGGATCGTTCTCTTGTCATTTTTCAGAGGTGAAACTTGTGGATGTCCCAGAAATGAATTATAGTTCTGATGATCAACCATATCCTCGTGGAGAAATTTGTGTTAGAGGACCTACAATATTTCGGGGTTACTACAAAGATGAAGTCCAAACGTAGATTTCTATCCTCCACTTTTGTTTACCTTTCTATATTGAATTGGCTGCAACTGCAACAAATGCATTTGAAAACCTGCAGAAAAGAAGTCATTGATGAAGATGGTTGGTTGCACACTGGAGACATAGGTCTGTGGCTGCCTGGAGGGCGTTTAAGGATTATTGATAGGTAAAACTAAATGGTGCACAATTTTATATTCTAGCTTTTCATTTGGAGCTGAGATGTCAATTTTAAATGCTTTTATCTTGTTTAAGCCAGTATCGGTTGCAATTTATCTTTTTAGTTCTCTGTACTCTCCAGTCTCCGCATAACATCCACTAAAATCGTCATAAAATAATCTCTACAGCCTTTTGAAGCTAGGGCTAGTATTGATCTATTATCTAGTGTGACGTTCCAAGCAAGGACTAATTCTTTATTAGGAGAAAATTTTATCAGATGAGTTTGTCTCAACAAAACGAAGTTAGGAAAGACTATTCGAAAGTTTTATTTGCTAGAAGCATTCCTTTTTGTTTTCATGTCTGCATTATTTAATTATAGTAGGGGAGAGCCCTACTGGGAGAGCATAGTGGTAGCAACAATTTAAGAAACTCTttgctaaaaaaaaagaagagaaatgcAGTGCAAATGGATCCAAATGACAAAACCAGACATATATAGTCTTGCTGATCACCATAACTGAATTGGAAAATCTGAACAATGCAGCTCATAAAGAATAACTCAGTTTGAAGATACCTCTGTACAGCTGAAATGTCCAAGGAATCAAAACATTGTTATAGGCATTCCGAACTCGTGTTCTCACAGAACACTTTTCCTAGATTTTTTTATGTATATACATTTTCCCTACGCGCAGTTTACTCTCACTATTTTTCTTCCTAAATTACTAATGTTTTACATGTTCTTCTGGACTCTAGGAAAAAGAACATTTTCAAGTTAGCTCAAGGAGAATACATAGCTCCAGAGAAGATGGAAAATGTATATGCCAAATGCAAATTCATTGCCCAATGCTTTATATATGGTAAAATTCATGATTCTATATGGGCTTTGACTATCAATTATGGTGCACGTTCTAAATCTCTTTGTCTGGATGCAGGTGATAGTTTCAACTCTTCCCTAGTTGCCGTTGTTGCAGTTGAACCAGAGGTTTTGAAGGCTTGGGCTGGGTCTGAAGGAATCCAGGTATAAGATTATAACCATAACATTTTACATTTGTAGTCTATTTATTTCACCCCATGAGAAGAAATGTCAGTGTAACTAGTTGTTGTGACACTGAGCAAATATATTATTGTAACTGGGCTTTCATTTTCCATCATATGCTTGAATCATAAAACAAATGGAACTGGGGAAGTCTCTGCCACTCCCTCTTATCATGGTTGTAGAACAATTGAAATCTGCTTTCTGTCAGCTGTGGCCTGTGGAACTAAGACCTCAGTTGTGATTCAGAGGAAGTGTAGATCAGGCAGACTTGGACCATTTGCCATCCCAAAGAGCGGCTTTACTCTTCAACTATTTTACTGCGCACAAATGTTATCCAACTTTACTGTGTTGTCACTTGCACATTCTTTATATGTTGCGTGCATACAACCTGTTTCCCTCTTCGATATATTGTCAGTAGTGCACCACAGAAGATAGTCTTTTTCTTCAACAAGTAGAACTTCAAGCACAAGTCTTTAACATGcgcacatgtttttttttttgtgttctaAACTGTCCTTTCTAACGTGTAGTACGAAGACTTAAGGCAGCTTTGTGCTGATCCTAGAGCAAGAGCTGCTGTCCTAGCTGATATGGATTCTATTGGAAAGGAAGCACAGGTTTCTCTCTTCTATTCTAATTTTCTATCCAAATGAAACTGTCGTGTTGTGATTCTTTATTGATAACTCCATGCCTATTGTACCAGCTAAGAGGTTTTGAATTTGCTAAAGCTGTTACGCTTGTTGCTGAACCATTTACATTGGAGAATGGTCTCCTCACCCCAACATTCAAGGTAGGCCCCACTGGTGATGCTTGAGGAAGTTTACGAACTGAAATGCTGAGTGACTGACACTCCCATGCCGATACTTTTGCAGGTCAAAAGACCGCAAGCTAAAGCATactttgcaaaagaaatctCAGATATGTATGCAGAGTTGCAAGAAACGGAGACAGCCAGGCCGAAGTTGTAATTGCTTGTGTAATAATCAGAAGTGTTAAATACAGGCTTACAGGAGATTGGATTCCACAATTATTTCTTCTAGATCATAGAATAAGTTGAATCCTCTGACTCGGGAAATAATGGTTCCTGCAATGGTCAGGAGAAGACTTGTACGAGACGGAGGCAGTGCTTGTTGCAGATGGTATCTACGCCGCTGCTGATGGCAGGCTAGCCGCAGCTCCTGTAGCGGCAGCCGCAGCTGCAGCCAGCTTGCCGAGCAGGCTGAATATAGAAAAAACGTTCTGCACAACGTAGCATATGTACTACAAATGTAACAGTAGCACTGAAGTCAGTTTATTGCAAACTGTACAAGGAATCTCTCTTTGGATCGTATAGCGAATTcagtattttcttcttctttctctgttgaCAGTTCAGAATTATGACGTGCTGCATAGCAAGTTGATTGGAACGAGCTTATAACTAACGAAAAGGAAGCACGGTTTCTGTTTTGAATAAGAATTATGCAAGATTAAACCAGCAACCAGACGACCTTCTCGCTCTTTAACGGGTTGGGCTCGTCTGTTTCATACGCCAATCTCAGCCCATGTCCATGCCAAGGCCGCGCGGTCCCATTGTGCATTTGCGttctgcttttcttttcttttttgaaattttttttgcattctGCTTGAAAATGTGCTTTGTTTTCAGTTCCACATTTCTTAAGTGGCCTTCAAGTACCCCACGAACCGGCACTGCGGCACACGACACGAGACAACCacttctctctcccctctcgCCTCCGCTTCCTTCTCTCCCAAGTCCCAGCCCActtcgcggcctccgccgcctcctgccgcaggtacgcgccgccgctgctccccttCTCGCCGCCGCTCGTGTGTCTCGCACTCGCGACGCTTGAACTTATCTTCTCCTACGGCTTACGATCGCACTGCAGGCGCGCGGATTCGCAGCCATGGCGCCGTCCAGGCACGCGGACGAGGGCGGGCAGCTCCAGCTCATGGAGCCCGACAGggtcgacgaggaggaggagtgctTCGAGTCCATCGACAAGCGTAAGCCGCCCGCTCTCCCCCCTCTTCTCACCTCCCGCATTACTTGCTCTCGTCATCTCGTGCGCGCTCCGCGCGCGCGCGTTTTTTCCACCCTACCATCGGTGCTCCAGTCCCCGGTTACGGCGGATCGCTTCCGTGAGCATACGCGCTTTGCGATTTTGGGTTTGGTTTGGGGAATTTCCGTCTAAATTGGTGTTGTTTCGAAGTGAATTGATGCGATTTGAGCTCGGTCTCGCcatttgtttggtttttgtTGCGTGCGCGTGGCTGGGTTTTGCGCTCGTTTTGATTTTCCCCAAAATTTCGAGTGTTTTGGGGATTAACTAGTGTTGCTTCGTCGCATAAATTCGTGGGGTTTTAGTATTCTCCACTTTTGAATAAAATTCTGCGGCTAGTTCGTTCTAATCAATGTGTGCTGCCGTTGTTTCTGCATAGGTTGATCTGATGTTAGCCTTAAACTGAGTTCATCAGGTCGTTCTGTCAAATGATCAGCAAAATCCAGTAGGATTCGAATATTAACTCGTTCTATCCTGGGAGTTTTCTGTGGATACTCGTAGTTTTTTAGCAATTGTGCACTTGGGGCACTCAGGGTTTTAAGCTTGGGCTCATAATTTGTTTCAGAGTTAACAGAATTCATGTTGTTATGTTCTCCGTCTGTGTCGTACATGCTATTAATTTGAGTTCTCTGCAAAATTCCTGCACTCAAGCTAATCTGTGGTGCGTCTATTGGCACAGTGATCTCTCAAGGGATAAACGCAGGAGACGTGAAGAAGCTGCAGGATGCCGGGATTTACACTTGCAATGGCCTGATGATGCATACCAAGAAGGTTCTGGACCGTGCATCTCAATTCCCAACTCTTTTTTTATctggctgaattttttttttggcacggTGCTTAAATTGATATATTGTTTGTGGCACTGCTGCATATATGGCTAATATTGTTCTAATCTACTGATCCTCTTGCAGAGCCTTACAGGAATCAAAGGTTTATCTGAAGCAAAAGTTGATAAGATCTGCGAGGCAGCTGAAAAACTTCTGGTGATCCTTTACGTTGATTTTGCTTAAAACTTCCATACAATCAGTTCTGGATGAAATTGTGTCCTCAAATTGCCTTGTTGTTTCACTTGTTTGTTTGTCACAGAGCCAGGGCTTCATGACAGGGAGTGATCTCCTTCTTAAGGTGAGAAAGTTGGATTTAAGCTACTAGTCAGTGTACATTTTACCAGTTTGGTGCCGTCTGATGACCAATGCTTGTAGTATGCAAACTAATAGACAAAGGTTTATTGCTTATTGAATCTGCTTAGGACTTTCAATTAATTCTGATATGTATTGTCTTTAAGGCTCTTTGGTTTATTTTTTGCTTATTTTGAAGCGGAAGTCTGTTGTTCGGATTACAACTGGGAGCCAGGCACTTGACGAGCTGCTTGGTGGTAATATATCTCTTGTTTTTAAATCTGTTGTGTAATCAGTTGTGCCATTATATTAGTCTAATGGATGGACATGTTCTAAATCTGAAGGAGGGATTGAAACACTTTGCATCACAGAGGCATTCGGGGAGTTTCGGTACGTAGATATGTTTCGTTTCCTCTAAATTACTGCTGCTGGAGTCTGTGTTACGTGTATGGTTGATATTTATGATACGGGAGCATTTACATGTATGGTTGATAGATGATTACTCATTAACATTTAAGTCGATGATAATATGATACGacctgtcaaagcctcctgtacctCGCTTTTATGTGGTCTCATCTTGCAGAGGTATCGCTAGCAGTGCATCTTGCAATTTCTACATGTGCTTTCTGCTTTTTTAACAGAGCCACATGATTGTTTCTCACCATTTTCTTGATGTGAAGTGAATTATTATACTAATTGATGAAATTGAGCTGTTCTCGCTCTCTGTATTTTAAGGCGATAGTATATGAAACAATGCTTTGTAGTATTCTATTGCTGGGAGCAGTTTTCTATTGCATACAACACACAATCACACATACACATGCCCTTACTAGCAAATGGAAGAAACCTCTTAACTATTTAATGAGAACGGTCACAGTGATAATCTATGCTCTTGATGCACTTCTGTAACTCTTTATATTTATGAGTTCAGCTCTAGCTTTTTAATTTGAAATATATGTCATCCGCTTGTCTTGCAGGTCAGGGAAGACCCAGTTAGCTCATACTCTATGTGTCTCCACTCAGGTTCATCCCCCATACCAAATTTTGTTGATAGCACATAGATCATAGAACTATAGAAGCGCTAGAATTTGAGGAAACAAAGAAGCAACAGAATAGCTTTCTTACTTCTGCTTGATGAAAAATGCAGCTTCCAATCCACATGCATGGGGGAAATGGGAAGGTTGCCTACATTGACACTGAGGGAACATTGTATCTTTGGAATTGCATGAGTAATTAGTCAAGCTGATTGTCTCAAcagatttatatttttattcCTATTCTCTCCAAACTGTTTCCTTAATGAAGTTTTCAGCCGACCTGAACGTATTGTGCCAATTGCTGAGAGATTTGGGATGGATGCCAACGCTGTTCTTGACAATGTATGAATTCCATGCATTAACATTTCTAGTTTCTGCTAACCCATTCATGACTAATAGACTAATCTGTTTGTTTAATTTTACGTCTGTTTCTGGTTAGATCATATATGCTCGTGCATACACCTACGAACACCAGTACAACTTGCTCCTGGGCCTTGCTGCCAAGATGGCTGAAGAACCTTTCAGGCTTCTGGTAGGCATGAAACTGTAAGTGTATTGATTTTTCATATATACCAATTGTGCTGATGTGGTATTTCTTTTGTCCTGGAAACAGATTGTGGATTCTGTGATTGCACTATTCCGTGTTGATTTTAGTGGCAGGGGTGAACTTGCAGAGCGTCAGGTATTATCGTCAGTTAATGTTGATGACAGTTGGCAGTTTGTAAAATGTTGAAGGGTGCCATTTTATCTTCTTGCTTATGGGTGTCTACTATGAAATTGCAGCAAAAGTTAGCACAGATGCTGTCCCGCCTTACCAAGATTGCTGAGGAGTTCAATGTTGCAGTGTACATCACCAACCAAGGTGAGCTGTTCTATTTATTAGCTCTGCATTCCAAGAGTTTATTGATAATGAACTTCAAATTATAAggtgcctccttttgtgttccAGTGATTGCTGATCCAGGTGGTGGCATGTTCATAAGTGATCCAAAGAAGCCAGCAGGCGGCCACGTGTTGGCACACGCTGCCACCATCAGATTGATGCTGAGGAAAGGCAAAGGCGAACAACGTGTCTGCAAGATTTTCGATGCCCCTAACCTTCCTGAGGGAGAAGCAATATCCTTTTGCTTTGATGATATTCATGTTTACTGCTCGTGCTACTGATTGCTTTAATTTCACAGCTTGCTAAAATCTAGCTAAACTACCTTTGCTTAGACTTGCATAGCAAACTCTTGTGATAGTGAACTTAACCTGTTAACTGGTGACTGCAATGACTGAAAGCTTCAGATGATACAAATTAGAATTAGCAATCCGATGCCTAGAAATTTTGTTTCCCTTGATCAACAGCACGTTTTCCAGGTTACTTCAGGTGGAATAATGGATGCAAAGGACTGATTATCCGCTCACAGTGCTTCCTGTCCTAAGATTGTTCAGGCTTCTTTAGTAAACTTCGCAACATACATCGGTACATCGAGAAAAGTTAAAGTAGTATATTACTCTGTTTTATCTTTAACATAGGAAATGTAGGCAAACTCTATGATGCTTAGGCCTCCTACTGGGCATTTTTCGCATGGAGTTTAGATCAAACCAATTGTACTGAGAAGATATGTTTTCTTATGAAGTGAATAAATTACAGTGTTCTTGGCTTCCCCAAAGCTAGGCAGAGACCAATTGTACTATGCAACATGAGCATCCAACCTGAAAAATAGGAAATGAATTATGTTCAGAATAAGCAACTCCCGTAATGGTAGATTTCTGGTGGTTGCTCATGCCTCCCATGtacatactccctccagtcGTGTTTACTGCTTGTTTTTGTTGTCTGAACCTCAAGTTTAGTTTACTTGAGATAGTACTACTTAATACTCCATTATTTCAGACTTGTCTAGCATTTAGGCAAATACTCCTTTGCTCGAAAGGGTACTGTATAAGCAAAGATGATGGCTGCAGACTGGTCATTGCGCGATGCGTACGAGTTCCGATCCTGAACATGATTGCACACCTGACAGCAGAACATCTGCTCGTCCTCGTCCGTCTGCTATCTCGCCATTGTGTCCAAATGGGCAGTAACAGCAACTGCATGACGGGCGAGGTTAAACTATGAGAGGTCCTGCCACGGTGGAAGCAGAGTATTTTCTCAAGTTTGCTGAACATGTATCCACCTGTACATTTACCAACCAAAGGGTTATCTTTTCGGACTCCACCAATGTGTAACGTGCGAGCTTATACTGATTAAAACACACGTGCGACGTGTACAATCTTTTCCTGTAGCAAATGGGTTGCCATGCATCCTAATTGAAGCATCGACAATTTGTCAGGATATCCGACTCTTCTGATTTGGGCCGTCCCATCTTGATCCAGCGTACGTGTCGTTGGATGACTCTTACACAGAGAATCTCAATCCCCTCCGACGCTCTCTTGTGTGTCCCCGCGGGAACCAGAGCCACGGGAATGAGAGGAAAAATCCCTTAACCACGTCTGTTACCGTATTTTTTTCatcgggagcgggagcgggagcgggtcGGGAACTAGGATACACGGGTGTACGAAAACAAAAAATTGCGGATGGAAATACAACGAAAACGGTCAGGAATTGGAATCATATATCGGGATGCACGTTTCCATACACATTACGCATGCATATAAACATACACCAGTACATTAAAGCAGTATCGTTGTTGCACATAATACTTGTATGCGCGATTGTACTAGTATAATATAAACCTGTAAGATGCCTAGGCCAGCAGGCTCCTGCCCCGCTGCCCACGTAGCAGGCTCCTGTCATCACATGTAGCACTGCTGCTCACGCATGAACCTCCTGCCCCGCTGCCCATGCATGCGCAGTCTTGTTGAAGCTCGACCCTCGTTCGTGGGCATCTTGAGCACGTTGGGTCGAGACCTTACCTGAGTGAGTAAAGAAGTGTGATATTAAGCCTATCAAAAAGGATAAATACGGAATCATCTCGGTTGAAAACGGGTCCGCAAATACGGTCAGATATACCCTCCACCATTTCCCGGTCACCCTCATCCCAGTTCCTATCCGGTTCCCATATTTTTCCGGCCCGTTTTCGTATAATAAAAATATGGCACAAACGTAGAAAAACGGACGGGCGGAAACGGGATTTTTTCCGTCCGTTTTCATCCTTAAAGAGAGAGCGAAATCGAGTCACTCCGGCaccggtgcgccgccgccgtccgccgtccGCCGTCCGCAGGCCCTCTAGCCTCCTCCCATCTCCAAGCGGCGCCGCTGTATCCCCCACCTCTCGCGTTTACCACCGGATTTCTCCGCCCTTCCTCCGCCAGCTCCCTTCCCGCCGCGCtgcactccgccgccgccggcttctgtccccgcctccgtcgtcTCGCTCCCGCCATCTGCTGCTGTAGGCTGTAGCTCCTCGAGCGTGAACCACTAGGCCGTCTCGCCGAGTTGGAACCCTGAGATTGTGAGCTGGATTTGTAACAATCTCGTCTTCAAGTCTCTAATCCCCCCTGACCTGGGTTTGTAGGGATACAGTCTAGACAGACAAGATGTCGTCGAAGAAGAACTACTATAAGGAGAAGATGATGCGGCGGAAGTAAGCACTCCACGAATCCTTTCTCTCTTATTTGGTCTCGCATTTCTTAGTGCCAAGTGATTTCAAATAGATTACAAGCTGTCTCTCTGAGAAATAAGGAACATAGTCCGTTCTTGTTTCAGTAATCCTCCACGTATATCTGTTTATTGGCTTTTGGAACGAACTTTTGATGCAGACTTGAAAGGGGACAGCTTATCTGTGTTTCACATTTCTGATAAGTACAGTGCACACAAATTATTCAGTAAATCGCAAGTCCTGAGGGTCTAGTTACTGTCGTTTGTAACTTGGTTGCAATAGTGTCTGGAACCATAATGAGCAATTCCACCTGATTCTTTTTCTCTCAGCTTATAAACCTACAGTCACCTAGTCGGACTGCTATGCTACATGGATCTAGGTGGTGATTTTTCAATTACTGTACCCTTTTAGAAAAGCACAAATCGCTGCCATTATGTGTGTCCGTAAAACACTACCCATCTTCATGAATTTCTTTTTTGCTTAAGTATCACGAGCGGCAGAGGAACCACGTTAAACTTGCTGAACTACAGGGAGCTCTGAAAATATGCAGGATCCTACATTCTGAGGGAGTCTTGGACAGAATTCATAAACGCTTCAGCTTTTTAGGATATGTTTAATAATGTGTAATAATGTAAAAATAGCAAGTGATAAAGCCAAGTTAGGTGCAAACTACAGGTAGCTCCTAAATAAGACTCATGTTAACCTATTGCAAGTGATTTGACAAACCTAAATCTCTCTTGTTTCCCATTCagagaggagaaaaaagaagaaccaGAGACACCCAGGTATCGTGATCGTGCTAAGGAGCGTCGTGAAGATCAAAACCCAGACTATGAACCCACGGAGCTTGGTTCATTTCATGCTGTGGCACCTCCTGGGACGGATTTGAGGTAATAGATCTCATGCTTCATTTTTCTGGCACTTCCATTTGTGCTTAGTTTTATACAAGAATGGATTTAATTATTCCTATTATGCTAGTATTTTGTCTGGAATTCTAATTTCTGCAATGTTTGTGTTATAGGCTGGCAGATGCACACAAGAT from Setaria italica strain Yugu1 chromosome VII, Setaria_italica_v2.0, whole genome shotgun sequence includes the following:
- the LOC101772094 gene encoding meiotic recombination protein DMC1 homolog isoform X1, which gives rise to MCFVFSSTFLKWPSSTPRTGTAAHDTRQPLLSPLSPPLPSLPSPSPLRGLRRLLPQARGFAAMAPSRHADEGGQLQLMEPDRVDEEEECFESIDKLISQGINAGDVKKLQDAGIYTCNGLMMHTKKSLTGIKGLSEAKVDKICEAAEKLLSQGFMTGSDLLLKRKSVVRITTGSQALDELLGGGIETLCITEAFGEFRSGKTQLAHTLCVSTQLPIHMHGGNGKVAYIDTEGTFRPERIVPIAERFGMDANAVLDNIIYARAYTYEHQYNLLLGLAAKMAEEPFRLLIVDSVIALFRVDFSGRGELAERQQKLAQMLSRLTKIAEEFNVAVYITNQVIADPGGGMFISDPKKPAGGHVLAHAATIRLMLRKGKGEQRVCKIFDAPNLPEGEAISFCFDDIHVYCSCY
- the LOC101772094 gene encoding meiotic recombination protein DMC1 homolog isoform X2, translated to MCFVFSSTFLKWPSSTPRTGTAAHDTRQPLLSPLSPPLPSLPSPSPLRGLRRLLPQARGFAAMAPSRHADEGGQLQLMEPDRVDEEEECFESIDKLISQGINAGDVKKLQDAGIYTCNGLMMHTKKSLTGIKGLSEAKVDKICEAAEKLLSQGFMTGSDLLLKRKSVVRITTGSQALDELLGGGIETLCITEAFGEFRSGKTQLAHTLCVSTQLPIHMHGGNGKVAYIDTEGTFRPERIVPIAERFGMDANAVLDNIIYARAYTYEHQYNLLLGLAAKMAEEPFRLLIVDSVIALFRVDFSGRGELAERQQKLAQMLSRLTKIAEEFNVAVYITNQVIADPGGGMFISDPKKPAGGHVLAHAATIRLMLRKGKGEQRVCKIFDAPNLPEGEAVFQVTSGGIMDAKD